One genomic region from Pseudomonas sp. R5-89-07 encodes:
- a CDS encoding N-acetyltransferase, protein MPDTSTPAAEIRLLNSGYSREARSLLYQAYRHEPTFAYIFEAERPGYEQRVRATVRELVKQHFFQKLPAIGLFVNDRLVGVALIAPPQRRLGITESWAWQIRMWLSTGVRGTRRYLEYHQAVLACLPSESVHVLPLLGIHPQLQGHHYGEQLLEAVHNWCAEDPHSSGVVLDTGNSRYLDFYKRQGYEEIGEIAVGPVLEHVFFHPNPQALTAATA, encoded by the coding sequence ATGCCTGACACTTCGACGCCCGCTGCCGAAATCCGCCTGCTCAATAGCGGTTATTCCCGCGAAGCGCGTTCCCTGCTGTACCAGGCCTACCGTCACGAACCGACCTTCGCCTACATTTTCGAAGCCGAGCGGCCAGGTTATGAGCAGCGGGTACGCGCTACGGTGCGGGAGCTGGTCAAGCAGCATTTTTTCCAGAAGCTTCCGGCCATTGGTTTGTTCGTCAACGACCGTTTGGTCGGCGTTGCCCTGATTGCCCCGCCGCAGCGGCGCCTGGGTATCACCGAAAGCTGGGCCTGGCAGATCCGCATGTGGCTGAGCACCGGTGTACGCGGCACGCGGCGTTACCTGGAATACCATCAAGCCGTGCTGGCGTGCCTGCCCAGCGAATCGGTGCATGTGTTGCCATTGCTGGGTATTCACCCGCAGTTGCAGGGCCACCACTACGGCGAACAGTTACTGGAAGCGGTCCACAACTGGTGCGCCGAAGACCCGCACTCATCGGGCGTGGTGCTCGACACGGGCAATTCCCGTTACCTGGATTTCTATAAGCGCCAGGGCTATGAGGAAATCGGCGAAATTGCCGTTGGGCCTGTGCTGGAACATGTGTTTTTCCATCCCAATCCCCAAGCGTTAACTGCCGCAACGGCTTGA
- the xthA gene encoding exodeoxyribonuclease III — translation MKIVSFNINGLRARPHQLAALIEKHQPDVIGLQETKVHDDQFPLAEVQALGYHVYYHGQKGHYGVALLSRKEALSVHKGFASDEEDAQRRFIWGTFADGNGNPVTIMNGYFPQGESRDHPTKFPAKQRFYEDLQQLLESQFSNDQALVVMGDVNISPQDCDIGIGADNAKRWLKTGKCSFLPEEREWMARLKNWGLVDTFRHLNPEVTDRFSWFDYRSRGFEDEPKRGLRIDVIMASTGLMPRVKDAGVDYDLRALEKPSDHAPIWLELS, via the coding sequence ATGAAAATCGTCTCCTTCAATATCAATGGGCTGCGCGCCCGCCCTCATCAGCTGGCGGCGCTGATCGAAAAGCATCAACCGGACGTCATCGGCCTGCAGGAAACCAAGGTCCACGATGACCAGTTCCCGTTGGCTGAAGTCCAGGCGCTGGGCTATCACGTTTATTACCATGGACAGAAAGGCCACTACGGCGTGGCCCTGCTCTCGCGCAAAGAGGCGTTGAGCGTGCACAAGGGCTTTGCCAGCGATGAAGAAGACGCCCAGCGCCGCTTCATCTGGGGCACCTTCGCCGACGGGAACGGCAACCCCGTCACCATCATGAACGGCTACTTTCCCCAAGGCGAAAGCCGAGACCATCCGACCAAATTCCCGGCTAAACAGCGTTTCTATGAAGACCTGCAACAGCTGCTGGAAAGCCAGTTCAGCAATGACCAGGCACTGGTGGTGATGGGCGACGTGAATATTTCCCCGCAGGATTGCGACATCGGCATCGGCGCCGACAACGCTAAACGCTGGCTGAAGACCGGCAAGTGCAGCTTCCTGCCGGAAGAGCGCGAATGGATGGCCCGCCTGAAAAACTGGGGCCTGGTGGACACCTTCCGTCACTTGAACCCTGAGGTGACCGACCGCTTCAGCTGGTTCGATTACCGCAGCCGTGGCTTTGAGGACGAGCCCAAGCGCGGGCTGCGCATCGACGTGATCATGGCGTCTACCGGGCTGATGCCGCGGGTCAAGGATGCGGGGGTGGATTACGATCTGCGCGCCTTGGAAAAGCCGTCGGACCATGCGCCGATCTGGCTTGAATTGAGCTGA
- a CDS encoding substrate-binding domain-containing protein, which yields MMLRVLLLLALFPFFALSAPLPLPDQGPALRIQGSNTIGAALGPALVKGLMEHQGVQGVHSERVEGSNEQRVIGKTRQGKAVVIHVAAHGSSTGFAALKNDSADLAAASRPIKDSELVDLEPLGDLKGPGAEHVIAIDGLAIILNPRNPLNTLDTEQLAQVFNGEISTWEMLGGTGGAIHVYARDNQSGTYDTFKELVLNRRGKPLAASAQRFESSEALSDAVSRDSQGIGFIGLPYVRQAKAVAIADGDSQPMLPLNSLIATEDYPLSRRLFFYLPPTVHNPWAKALVDFAQSAQGQALVAANGFIAQHVQAMDVEPRTSMPEDYQAIARDAQRLTVNFRFEEGSASLDNKARQDVQRVVAYLESHGKLHKQVTLVGFGDAKNDPQRAALLSKLRAMAVRRELLKSGVVLRDIRGFGAQMPVAANTADEGRIKNRRVEVWVY from the coding sequence CTGATGCTGCGCGTTCTGTTACTGCTAGCCCTTTTCCCGTTCTTCGCGCTGTCCGCCCCGCTGCCCCTGCCCGATCAAGGCCCGGCTCTGCGCATCCAGGGTTCCAACACCATTGGCGCGGCGTTGGGCCCGGCATTGGTCAAGGGCTTGATGGAGCATCAGGGTGTGCAAGGCGTGCACAGCGAACGCGTTGAGGGCAGCAATGAACAGCGCGTGATCGGCAAGACCCGTCAGGGTAAAGCCGTGGTTATCCATGTCGCCGCCCATGGTTCCAGCACCGGGTTTGCCGCGTTGAAAAATGACAGCGCCGATCTGGCCGCCGCGTCCCGCCCGATCAAGGACAGCGAACTGGTTGACCTCGAGCCCCTGGGTGACCTCAAAGGCCCCGGCGCCGAACACGTGATCGCCATCGACGGCCTGGCAATCATCCTTAACCCACGCAACCCGCTGAATACCCTCGACACCGAGCAACTGGCGCAAGTCTTCAATGGCGAAATCAGCACCTGGGAAATGCTGGGCGGCACTGGCGGGGCCATTCATGTGTACGCGCGGGACAATCAGTCCGGCACGTATGACACCTTCAAAGAATTGGTGCTGAACCGGCGTGGCAAACCGCTGGCCGCGTCAGCCCAGCGTTTCGAGTCCAGCGAAGCGTTGTCCGATGCGGTCAGCCGTGACTCTCAAGGCATCGGCTTTATCGGCCTGCCCTATGTACGCCAAGCCAAGGCAGTGGCAATTGCCGATGGCGACTCGCAACCGATGTTGCCATTGAACAGCCTGATCGCCACCGAAGATTATCCACTGTCACGGCGGCTGTTTTTCTACCTGCCCCCAACGGTCCACAACCCGTGGGCCAAAGCCTTGGTGGACTTCGCCCAAAGCGCCCAGGGCCAGGCGCTGGTGGCGGCCAACGGCTTTATCGCCCAGCACGTGCAGGCGATGGATGTAGAGCCTCGCACCTCGATGCCGGAGGACTACCAGGCGATTGCGCGCGACGCCCAGCGCTTGACGGTGAATTTTCGTTTCGAGGAAGGCAGCGCCAGCCTGGACAACAAGGCGCGCCAGGACGTGCAGCGGGTGGTGGCTTATCTGGAAAGCCACGGCAAACTGCACAAGCAGGTGACGCTGGTGGGGTTTGGCGATGCCAAGAATGATCCGCAGCGGGCGGCCTTGCTGTCGAAGTTGCGAGCGATGGCGGTGCGCAGGGAACTGCTGAAAAGCGGCGTGGTGCTGCGTGATATTCGCGGGTTTGGCGCGCAGATGCCGGTGGCGGCGAATACGGCGGATGAAGGGAGGATCAAGAATCGGCGGGTGGAGGTCTGGGTGTATTGA
- a CDS encoding acyl-CoA dehydrogenase, with protein MDFAYSPKVQELRERVTAFMDAYVYPAEPVFERQVSEGDRWQPTAIMEELKAKAKAEGLWNLFLPESELGAGLSNLEYAPLAEIMGRSLLGPEPFNCSAPDTGNMEVLVRYANEEQKQRWLEPLLRGEIRSAFAMTEPDVASSDATNMAARAERQGDEWVINGKKWWTSGACDPRCKILIFMGLSNPDAPRHQQHSMILVPVDTPGVKILRPLPVFGYDDAPHGHAEVLFDNVCVPYENVLLGEGRGFEIAQGRLGPGRIHHCMRSIGMAERALELMCKRSVSRSAFGKPLARLGGNIDKIADSRMEIDMARLLTLKAAYMMDTVGNKVAKSEIAQIKVVAPNVALKVIDRAIQIHGGAGVSNDFPLAYMYAMQRTLRLADGPDEVHRAAIGKFEIGKYVPREMMRSGQ; from the coding sequence ATGGATTTCGCCTATTCGCCCAAAGTTCAGGAACTGCGTGAACGCGTCACCGCATTCATGGACGCTTACGTCTACCCGGCCGAGCCGGTGTTCGAACGCCAGGTCAGCGAAGGTGACCGCTGGCAGCCCACCGCCATCATGGAAGAACTCAAAGCCAAAGCGAAAGCCGAAGGGTTGTGGAACCTGTTCCTGCCCGAATCCGAGCTGGGCGCCGGCCTGAGCAACCTCGAATACGCGCCACTGGCTGAAATCATGGGCCGCTCGCTGCTGGGGCCGGAACCGTTCAACTGTTCCGCCCCCGACACCGGCAACATGGAAGTGCTGGTGCGCTACGCCAATGAAGAGCAGAAGCAGCGCTGGCTCGAGCCGCTGCTGCGCGGTGAGATTCGCTCAGCCTTCGCCATGACCGAACCGGACGTGGCCTCCTCGGACGCCACCAACATGGCCGCCCGCGCCGAACGCCAGGGCGATGAGTGGGTGATCAACGGCAAGAAGTGGTGGACCTCCGGCGCTTGCGACCCGCGCTGCAAAATCCTGATTTTCATGGGCCTGAGCAACCCGGACGCACCGCGCCACCAGCAGCACTCGATGATTCTGGTGCCAGTGGACACCCCCGGTGTGAAAATCCTGCGTCCGCTGCCGGTATTCGGCTACGACGACGCGCCCCACGGCCATGCCGAGGTGCTGTTCGACAACGTGTGCGTGCCGTACGAAAACGTACTGCTGGGTGAAGGCCGGGGGTTTGAAATCGCCCAGGGCCGGCTTGGCCCGGGCCGCATCCACCATTGCATGCGCTCGATCGGCATGGCCGAGCGCGCATTGGAATTGATGTGCAAACGCTCGGTCAGCCGCAGCGCCTTCGGCAAGCCGCTGGCGCGCCTGGGGGGCAATATCGACAAGATCGCCGACTCGCGCATGGAAATCGACATGGCGCGGCTGCTCACCCTGAAAGCGGCGTACATGATGGACACCGTGGGCAATAAGGTGGCGAAAAGCGAAATCGCCCAGATCAAGGTGGTCGCGCCGAACGTGGCGCTGAAGGTGATCGACCGTGCGATCCAGATTCACGGCGGTGCCGGCGTTTCCAACGATTTTCCGCTGGCCTACATGTACGCCATGCAACGCACCCTGCGCCTGGCCGACGGCCCGGACGAAGTGCACCGTGCGGCGATTGGCAAGTTCGAGATTGGCAAGTATGTGCCTCGGGAAATGATGCGCAGCGGGCAGTAA
- a CDS encoding LysR family transcriptional regulator has protein sequence MNLSKVDLNLFIVFDAIYTEANLTRAGQIVGITQPAVSNALARLRETFNDPLFVRTAQGMVPTPMAQNIIGPVRNALSLLRVSVQESRIFNPQQAAKTYRISMTDLTEAVILPPLFQRLRRLAPTVVIESFLSKRRETTKELAAGRLDFAVDAPLNTDPQVRHVKLMEDRYVCAMRKGHPMAGKEKFSLDDYLALTHIHISSRRNGLGHVDLALGKMGIQRKIALRSQHYLMASQVLQQTDMVMTVPERFARRHELHWFNLPVNDVPAVETHLYWHESTDQDPANRWMREQMIELCQQVTAHEKKLDKQQA, from the coding sequence ATGAATCTGAGCAAGGTCGACCTCAACCTCTTTATCGTCTTCGACGCGATCTATACCGAAGCCAACCTGACCCGCGCCGGGCAGATTGTCGGCATCACCCAGCCGGCGGTGTCCAACGCCCTGGCACGCCTGCGCGAGACCTTCAACGACCCGTTGTTCGTGCGCACCGCCCAAGGCATGGTGCCCACGCCAATGGCCCAGAACATCATCGGCCCGGTGCGCAATGCGTTGTCGTTGCTGCGGGTTTCAGTGCAGGAGAGCCGGATTTTCAATCCGCAGCAGGCGGCCAAGACCTATCGCATCAGCATGACCGACCTCACCGAAGCCGTGATTCTGCCACCGCTGTTCCAGCGCCTGCGCCGCCTGGCGCCGACGGTGGTCATCGAGAGCTTCTTGTCCAAACGCCGCGAAACCACCAAGGAACTGGCGGCCGGGCGCCTGGACTTCGCCGTGGACGCGCCGCTCAACACCGACCCGCAAGTGCGTCACGTCAAGCTGATGGAAGACCGCTACGTGTGCGCCATGCGCAAGGGCCATCCCATGGCGGGCAAGGAAAAATTCAGCCTGGATGACTACCTGGCGCTGACCCATATTCATATTTCCAGCCGCCGCAACGGGCTGGGGCATGTCGACCTGGCCCTGGGCAAGATGGGCATCCAGCGCAAGATTGCCCTGCGCTCCCAGCACTATCTGATGGCCTCGCAAGTATTGCAGCAGACCGACATGGTCATGACCGTGCCGGAACGCTTCGCCCGTCGCCATGAACTGCACTGGTTCAACCTGCCGGTCAATGATGTGCCGGCGGTGGAAACCCACCTGTACTGGCATGAAAGCACCGACCAGGACCCGGCCAACCGCTGGATGCGCGAGCAGATGATCGAGTTGTGCCAGCAGGTGACGGCCCACGAGAAAAAGCTGGATAAACAGCAGGCCTGA
- a CDS encoding MerR family DNA-binding transcriptional regulator produces the protein MSTTYSISDLARELDITTRAIRFYEEQGLLAPERRGQERIYSARDKVSLKLILRGKRIGFSLAECRELIELYDPTSGNHIQLNSMLAKIAERREQLEQQLLDIEQMKLELDTAEERCTQALAHTMSQAGH, from the coding sequence ATGAGCACCACCTACAGCATTTCCGACCTCGCCCGCGAACTCGACATCACCACCCGCGCCATTCGCTTCTACGAGGAACAAGGCCTGCTGGCCCCGGAACGCCGGGGCCAGGAGCGTATCTATTCGGCGCGGGACAAGGTCAGCCTCAAGCTGATCCTGCGTGGCAAGCGCATCGGCTTCTCCCTGGCTGAATGCCGTGAGCTGATCGAACTCTATGACCCCACCAGCGGTAACCACATTCAACTCAACAGCATGCTGGCGAAGATCGCCGAGCGCCGTGAGCAGCTCGAGCAGCAGTTGCTGGATATCGAACAGATGAAGCTGGAACTGGACACCGCCGAAGAGCGGTGCACCCAGGCCCTGGCACACACCATGAGCCAGGCCGGCCATTGA
- a CDS encoding hydroxymethylglutaryl-CoA lyase: protein MSLPSHVRLVEVGPRDGLQNEAQPISVADKVRLVDALSAAGLSYIEVGSFVSPKWVPQMAGSAEVFAQIQRKPGVTYGALAPNLRGFEDALAAGVKEVAVFAAASEAFSQRNINCSISESLDRFAPLMAAAQQHGVSVRGYVSCVLGCPYEGDIAAAQVAAVARELYAMGCYEVSLGDTIGTGTAGATRRLFEVVGAQVPRDKLAGHFHDTYGQAIANIYASLLEGIQVFDSSIAGLGGCPYAKGASGNVATEDVVYLLNGLGIETGIDLERLIGAGQQISQVLGRATGSRVAKARSAG, encoded by the coding sequence ATGTCCCTCCCCTCACACGTACGCCTGGTGGAAGTCGGCCCGCGCGACGGTTTGCAGAACGAAGCCCAGCCGATCAGCGTGGCCGACAAGGTCCGGTTGGTGGACGCCTTGAGCGCCGCCGGCCTGAGCTATATCGAGGTCGGCAGTTTCGTCTCGCCCAAATGGGTGCCGCAGATGGCCGGCTCCGCCGAAGTGTTCGCGCAGATCCAGCGCAAGCCAGGCGTGACCTATGGCGCGCTGGCGCCGAACCTGCGCGGCTTTGAAGATGCGCTGGCGGCTGGGGTCAAGGAAGTCGCGGTGTTTGCGGCGGCATCCGAAGCCTTCTCCCAGCGCAATATCAATTGCTCCATCAGCGAGAGCCTGGATCGGTTTGCACCGCTGATGGCGGCGGCCCAACAGCACGGGGTCAGCGTGCGCGGGTATGTGTCGTGTGTGCTGGGTTGCCCGTATGAGGGCGACATCGCGGCGGCGCAGGTGGCGGCTGTCGCTCGCGAGTTGTATGCCATGGGCTGTTATGAAGTGTCGCTGGGCGACACGATCGGCACCGGCACGGCGGGGGCGACACGGCGGCTGTTCGAGGTGGTCGGAGCACAGGTGCCACGCGACAAACTTGCCGGCCACTTCCATGACACTTACGGCCAGGCGATCGCCAATATCTACGCCAGCCTGCTGGAAGGCATCCAGGTGTTCGACAGCTCTATCGCGGGCCTCGGTGGCTGCCCATATGCCAAGGGAGCGAGCGGTAACGTCGCCACCGAGGACGTGGTGTACCTGCTTAATGGGCTGGGCATCGAGACCGGTATCGACCTGGAGCGCTTGATTGGCGCGGGCCAGCAGATCAGCCAGGTGCTAGGACGGGCAACCGGATCGCGGGTGGCGAAAGCGCGTAGCGCCGGTTGA
- a CDS encoding AMP-binding protein — protein MDQPNLSYSRGSRDKALLADTIGQAFDRTVARYPDGDALVVRHQQCRYTWRQLAETVDVHARAFMALGMQVSDRLGIWAPNCAQWCISQIASAKLGVILVNINPAYRSSELEYVLKQSGCQWLVCAGSFKTSDYHGMLQALKPDLRAIVSLDPNPPAEFLPWSALSTLAAQVPLEQLHARQASLQVDQPVNIQYTSGTTGFPKGATLSHRNILNNGYMVGQSLGLTAQDRLVIPVPLYHCFGMVMGNLACITHGTTMIYPNDGFDPLLTLTAVAEERATALYGVPTMFIALLDHPRLDEFELSSLRTGIMAGSTCPIEVMRRVISQLHMSEVQIAYGMTETSPVSLQTGADDDLERRVTTVGRTQPHLDNKIIDADGNTLPRGETGELCTRGYSVMLGYWNNPEGTRDAIDGEGWMHTGDLATMDEHGYVCIAGRNKDMIIRGGENVYPRELEEFFFTHPAVADVQIIGIPDDRYGEEIVAWIKFHPGHVASELELQTWCKGRIAHFKTPRHFKFVDAFPMTVTGKIQKFRMREISIEELQAR, from the coding sequence ATGGATCAACCGAACCTGAGCTACAGCCGTGGCTCCCGGGACAAGGCCTTGCTGGCCGACACCATTGGCCAGGCCTTTGACCGTACGGTGGCACGCTACCCGGATGGGGACGCGCTGGTGGTGCGCCATCAGCAATGCCGTTACACCTGGCGACAACTGGCCGAGACGGTGGACGTGCATGCCCGTGCGTTCATGGCCCTGGGGATGCAGGTCAGTGACCGCCTGGGCATCTGGGCGCCAAACTGTGCGCAGTGGTGCATCAGCCAGATCGCCAGCGCCAAGCTCGGGGTGATCCTGGTCAATATCAACCCGGCGTATCGCAGCAGTGAATTGGAGTACGTGCTCAAGCAATCCGGCTGCCAGTGGCTGGTGTGCGCCGGCTCGTTCAAGACCTCCGATTACCATGGCATGCTGCAGGCGTTGAAGCCCGATTTGCGCGCTATTGTCAGTCTGGACCCCAACCCGCCTGCGGAATTTTTGCCGTGGTCAGCGTTGTCGACGCTGGCCGCGCAGGTTCCCCTTGAGCAATTGCACGCGCGCCAAGCCAGTCTGCAGGTCGATCAGCCGGTCAATATCCAGTACACCTCCGGCACCACCGGCTTCCCCAAGGGCGCCACCCTCAGTCACCGCAACATCCTCAATAACGGCTACATGGTCGGGCAAAGCCTTGGCCTCACGGCGCAGGACCGCCTGGTGATCCCGGTGCCGCTTTACCATTGCTTCGGCATGGTGATGGGTAACCTGGCCTGCATCACCCACGGCACCACCATGATCTACCCCAATGACGGCTTCGACCCCTTGCTCACGCTCACCGCCGTCGCCGAAGAACGCGCCACGGCGCTGTACGGCGTGCCGACCATGTTTATTGCGCTGCTCGATCACCCACGCCTCGACGAATTCGAATTATCCAGCCTGCGTACCGGGATCATGGCCGGGTCGACCTGCCCGATCGAAGTGATGCGCCGCGTGATTAGCCAGTTGCATATGAGCGAAGTGCAGATTGCCTATGGCATGACCGAAACCAGCCCGGTGTCGTTGCAGACCGGCGCCGATGACGACCTCGAGCGCCGCGTGACCACTGTGGGGCGCACTCAGCCGCACCTGGACAACAAGATCATCGACGCTGACGGCAACACGCTGCCACGCGGTGAGACAGGTGAACTGTGCACGCGCGGCTACAGCGTGATGCTCGGCTACTGGAACAACCCCGAGGGCACCCGCGACGCCATTGACGGGGAGGGCTGGATGCACACCGGTGACCTCGCGACCATGGACGAACACGGCTATGTGTGTATCGCCGGGCGCAACAAGGACATGATCATTCGCGGTGGCGAGAATGTGTATCCACGGGAGCTTGAGGAATTTTTCTTCACCCATCCGGCAGTGGCCGATGTGCAAATCATCGGTATTCCCGATGATCGCTATGGTGAAGAAATTGTCGCCTGGATCAAATTTCACCCAGGCCATGTGGCGAGCGAACTGGAATTGCAAACCTGGTGCAAGGGCCGCATCGCCCACTTCAAGACGCCCAGACACTTCAAGTTCGTGGATGCGTTTCCGATGACGGTGACCGGCAAGATCCAGAAATTCCGCATGCGCGAAATTTCCATCGAAGAGCTCCAGGCTCGTTGA
- a CDS encoding isovaleryl-CoA dehydrogenase, whose product MSYPSLNFALGETIDMLRDQVQAFVAKEIAPRAAQIDIDNLFPADLWRKFGDMGLLGITVPEEYGGAGLGYLAHVVSMEEISRGSASVALSYGAHSNLCVNQINRNGNHEQKLKYLPKLISGEHIGALAMSEPNAGSDVVSMKLRADKQGDFYVLNGSKTWITNGPDANTYVIYAKTDLEKGAHGITAFIVERDWKGFSRSTKFDKLGMRGSNTCELFFDDVHVPQENILGVLNGGVKVLMSGLDYERVVLSGGPTGIMQACMDLIVPYIHDRKQFGQSIGEFQLIQGKVADMYTQLNASRAYLYAVAQACERGETTRKDAAGVILYSAERATQMALDAIQILGGNGYINEFPAGRLLRDAKLYEIGAGTSEIRRMLIGRELFNETR is encoded by the coding sequence ATGAGTTACCCGTCCCTGAACTTCGCCCTCGGTGAAACCATCGACATGCTGCGCGACCAGGTGCAGGCCTTCGTGGCCAAGGAGATTGCACCGCGAGCGGCCCAGATCGATATCGACAACCTGTTCCCCGCCGACCTGTGGCGCAAGTTCGGCGACATGGGCCTGCTGGGCATCACCGTGCCGGAAGAGTACGGCGGTGCCGGCCTGGGTTACCTGGCGCACGTGGTGAGCATGGAAGAAATCAGCCGTGGCTCGGCCTCGGTGGCGCTGTCCTACGGCGCCCACTCCAACCTGTGCGTCAACCAGATCAACCGCAACGGCAACCACGAACAGAAGCTCAAGTACCTGCCCAAGCTGATCAGCGGCGAGCACATCGGCGCCCTGGCCATGAGCGAGCCGAATGCCGGCTCCGACGTGGTCTCGATGAAACTGCGCGCCGACAAGCAGGGTGACTTTTACGTGCTCAATGGCAGCAAGACCTGGATCACCAACGGTCCCGACGCCAACACCTATGTGATCTACGCCAAGACCGACCTGGAAAAGGGTGCTCACGGCATCACCGCGTTTATCGTCGAGCGTGACTGGAAAGGCTTCAGCCGCAGCACCAAGTTCGACAAGCTGGGCATGCGCGGCTCCAACACCTGCGAGCTGTTCTTCGATGATGTGCACGTACCGCAGGAAAACATCCTCGGCGTGCTCAACGGCGGCGTCAAAGTGCTGATGAGCGGTCTGGATTACGAGCGCGTGGTGCTCTCCGGTGGCCCCACCGGCATCATGCAGGCCTGCATGGACCTGATCGTGCCCTACATCCACGACCGCAAGCAGTTCGGCCAGAGCATCGGCGAATTCCAGCTGATCCAGGGCAAGGTCGCCGATATGTACACCCAGCTCAACGCCAGCCGCGCCTACCTCTACGCGGTGGCCCAGGCCTGCGAGCGCGGTGAGACTACGCGCAAGGACGCTGCCGGGGTAATCCTCTACAGCGCCGAGCGCGCCACGCAAATGGCCCTCGATGCGATCCAGATCCTGGGGGGCAACGGCTACATCAACGAATTCCCCGCCGGGCGCCTGCTGCGTGACGCCAAGCTGTACGAAATCGGCGCCGGCACCAGTGAGATTCGGCGGATGTTGATCGGTCGCGAACTCTTCAACGAAACCCGCTGA
- a CDS encoding carboxyl transferase domain-containing protein, translating to MATLHTQLNPRSAEFADNSAAMRLQVEALHSLLAQIQQGGGAKAQERHTSRGKLLPRERINRLLDPGSPFLELSQLAAHQVYGEDVPAAGVIAGIGRVEGVECMIVANDATVKGGSYYPLTVKKHLRAQTIAEQNRLPCIYLVDSGGANLPRQDEVFPDREHFGRIFFNQANMSAQGIPQIAVVMGSCTAGGAYVPAMADEAIMVRQQATIFLAGPPLVKAATGEVVSAEDLGGADVHCRISGVADHYADNDEHALALARRSVANLNWRKLGELRQRPPVAPLYSSEELYGVIPADAKQPFDVREVIARLVDGSVFDEFKALFGATLVCGFAHLYGYPVAILANNGILFAEAAQKGAHFIELACQRGIPLLFLQNITGFMVGQKYEAGGIAKHGAKLVTAVACAKVPKFTVIIGGSFGAGNYGMCGRAYDPRFLWMWPNARIGVMGAEQAAGVLVQVKREQAERAGAAFSASDEAAIKQPILDQYETQGHPYYSSARLWDDGVIDPLQTRDVLALALSAALNAPIEPSRFGVFRM from the coding sequence ATGGCCACCCTGCACACCCAGCTCAACCCACGCTCCGCGGAATTTGCCGACAACAGTGCGGCGATGCGCCTACAAGTCGAGGCGTTGCACAGCTTGCTCGCCCAGATACAGCAAGGCGGCGGCGCCAAGGCTCAGGAACGCCACACCTCGCGCGGCAAGTTGCTGCCACGCGAGCGCATCAATCGCTTGCTCGACCCCGGTTCGCCGTTCCTCGAATTGAGCCAGCTGGCCGCCCACCAGGTGTACGGCGAAGACGTGCCGGCCGCTGGCGTGATTGCCGGCATCGGCCGCGTGGAAGGCGTGGAATGCATGATCGTCGCCAATGATGCAACGGTCAAAGGCGGTTCCTACTACCCCTTGACCGTCAAAAAGCATCTGCGCGCCCAGACCATCGCCGAACAGAACCGCCTGCCGTGCATCTATCTGGTGGACTCCGGCGGCGCCAACCTGCCGCGCCAGGATGAAGTGTTCCCGGACCGCGAACACTTCGGACGGATCTTCTTCAACCAGGCCAACATGAGCGCCCAGGGCATCCCGCAGATTGCCGTGGTGATGGGCTCGTGCACCGCTGGTGGTGCCTATGTGCCGGCCATGGCCGACGAAGCGATCATGGTGCGCCAGCAGGCAACCATCTTCCTCGCCGGCCCACCACTGGTGAAGGCCGCCACCGGCGAAGTGGTCAGCGCTGAAGACCTTGGCGGTGCCGACGTGCACTGCAGGATCTCCGGGGTGGCCGACCATTATGCCGACAACGATGAGCATGCCCTGGCCCTGGCCCGTCGCAGTGTGGCCAACCTCAATTGGCGCAAGCTGGGTGAGTTGCGCCAACGCCCGCCCGTGGCGCCGCTGTACAGCAGCGAAGAGCTTTACGGCGTGATCCCGGCCGACGCCAAGCAGCCGTTCGATGTGCGCGAAGTGATCGCGCGGCTGGTGGACGGTTCGGTGTTCGATGAGTTCAAGGCGCTGTTTGGCGCCACCCTGGTCTGCGGTTTTGCGCACCTGTACGGGTATCCGGTGGCGATCCTGGCCAACAACGGCATTCTGTTCGCCGAAGCCGCGCAGAAAGGCGCGCACTTTATCGAGCTGGCCTGCCAGCGCGGGATCCCGCTGTTATTCCTGCAAAACATCACCGGCTTCATGGTCGGTCAGAAGTACGAAGCCGGCGGCATCGCCAAGCATGGCGCCAAGCTGGTCACAGCGGTGGCCTGCGCCAAGGTGCCGAAGTTCACCGTGATCATCGGCGGCAGTTTCGGTGCCGGCAACTACGGCATGTGCGGTCGCGCCTATGACCCGCGCTTCCTGTGGATGTGGCCCAACGCACGCATCGGCGTGATGGGCGCCGAGCAGGCGGCGGGCGTGCTGGTGCAGGTCAAGCGTGAGCAGGCTGAACGCGCAGGCGCAGCGTTCAGTGCCAGCGATGAAGCGGCGATCAAGCAGCCGATCCTCGACCAGTATGAAACCCAGGGCCACCCCTACTACTCCAGCGCACGCTTGTGGGATGACGGCGTCATCGACCCGCTGCAGACCCGCGACGTGCTGGCCCTGGCGTTGTCCGCCGCCCTGAACGCCCCTATCGAGCCGAGCCGCTTCGGCGTGTTCCGCATGTAA